The proteins below are encoded in one region of Aulosira sp. FACHB-615:
- a CDS encoding serine/threonine-protein kinase, producing the protein MSDPNIGRLLGKRYQLQELIGTGAMGRVYRAKDILLGGVPVAVKFLALSIQNEKMRLQERFEREAKTCALLGQKSIHIVRVMDYGVDENNTPFYVMEYLQGHGLSQIIRQHHLALPRFLSMVRQIGLGLQCAHDGIPVDGAIYPIIHRDIKPSNILVIQDSSFGELIKILDFGIAKLLQANNNEQTKFYLGTLAYSSPEQMEGKELDNRSDIYSLGVMMFEMLTGKMPLVAATHSFGAWYKTHHLLEPRSFAAVNPGLEIPKQVEDLVMSCLAKSPSDRPQKVSEILQALESIEQNYRSPIIQPDKPAPKTVATRSLTIPVEVQPQTKADIEVLSAHDEILRTTAWPDNKPIADIVFPKTIRLNNEVLPTLWVMLPQQEIIKRFACNRYNQFLFLPAPHPMTLWITVIYNRQHGVKWLPYYLDLKTSFGQEITRLLAKTGYYRLLFFAREAPSRCSHILLCSIATAQRQNLEQWAEESKISASSVDPQLSKNVLKSEYERIKPQILSKLEATATDIPFDLSGENVADCKM; encoded by the coding sequence ATGCGGTTACAAGAACGCTTTGAGCGAGAAGCCAAAACCTGTGCTTTGCTGGGACAAAAAAGCATTCATATTGTGCGAGTCATGGACTATGGCGTAGATGAAAATAATACGCCCTTTTACGTGATGGAATATCTTCAAGGACATGGCCTCAGTCAGATTATTCGTCAGCATCATTTAGCTTTACCCAGATTCTTGAGCATGGTGCGTCAAATCGGACTGGGGTTACAGTGCGCCCATGATGGGATTCCCGTTGATGGCGCTATTTATCCGATTATTCACCGTGATATCAAACCCAGTAATATACTCGTCATTCAAGACTCCAGCTTTGGGGAGTTAATTAAAATTCTTGATTTTGGCATTGCTAAGTTACTCCAAGCCAATAACAACGAGCAAACAAAATTTTATTTAGGAACTTTAGCTTATTCTTCTCCCGAACAGATGGAGGGTAAGGAATTAGATAATCGGTCAGATATTTACAGTTTAGGTGTGATGATGTTTGAGATGCTAACTGGCAAAATGCCGTTAGTCGCTGCAACTCATTCCTTTGGCGCGTGGTACAAAACCCATCACTTGCTAGAACCACGTTCTTTTGCCGCAGTCAATCCTGGGTTAGAAATACCCAAACAAGTAGAAGATTTGGTCATGAGTTGTCTGGCTAAATCACCAAGCGATCGCCCCCAAAAAGTAAGCGAAATTTTGCAGGCCTTAGAATCCATCGAACAGAATTATCGCTCGCCCATCATTCAACCAGATAAACCCGCACCCAAAACAGTAGCAACTCGCAGCTTAACAATTCCTGTAGAAGTTCAGCCCCAGACAAAAGCCGATATAGAGGTATTATCTGCTCATGATGAAATCTTACGTACTACTGCTTGGCCAGACAACAAACCCATAGCGGATATTGTCTTCCCCAAAACAATTCGTTTGAATAACGAAGTTTTACCAACTCTTTGGGTGATGCTACCACAGCAGGAAATTATCAAACGGTTTGCCTGTAATCGTTATAATCAATTTCTCTTTCTGCCTGCACCGCATCCGATGACACTGTGGATTACTGTTATCTACAATCGTCAACATGGTGTAAAGTGGCTGCCTTACTATCTTGATCTCAAAACTAGTTTCGGCCAAGAAATAACTAGATTACTTGCAAAAACTGGTTATTATCGATTGTTATTCTTTGCCAGAGAAGCACCAAGTCGCTGTTCTCACATCTTACTTTGCAGCATCGCTACGGCTCAACGCCAAAATCTCGAACAATGGGCTGAAGAAAGTAAAATCTCAGCATCATCTGTTGATCCACAACTTAGTAAAAATGTACTAAAAAGTGAATACGAGAGAATTAAACCCCAAATTTTATCTAAATTAGAAGCAACGGCTACAGACATTCCCTTTGATCTTTCCGGTGAGAATGTGGCGGATTGCAAAATGTAA
- a CDS encoding NblA/ycf18 family protein, which translates to MNQPIELSLEQQFSIRSFATQVQHMSHDQAKDFLVKLYEQMVVREATYQELLKHQWGLDSGSTLA; encoded by the coding sequence ATGAACCAGCCAATTGAATTATCTTTGGAACAACAATTCAGCATCCGTTCATTTGCTACTCAAGTACAGCACATGAGCCATGACCAAGCGAAAGACTTTTTGGTCAAGCTCTATGAGCAAATGGTTGTGCGCGAGGCTACTTACCAAGAGCTTCTTAAACACCAGTGGGGCTTAGACTCAGGTTCCACTCTGGCATAG
- a CDS encoding serine/threonine-protein kinase: protein MQVYCSKQHANFESNRFCTSCGEPLPLAVGQIVNQRYHIIRQLGQGGFGRTYLAEDKQKANQMCVLKEFAPQVQAQQDLQKAKELFEREANVLKQLQHPQIPRFHASLQVQLGSKDFFFLVQDYIQGENYCQLLEQRQAQGQTFSEEEVILLLQQILPVLSYIHSKDVVHRDISPDNLIWRRSDHLPVLIDFGGVKQLPASQGFWFTKLAVNHTLLGKKGYAPEEQIRQGKVFLSSDLYSLAVTILVLLTGKEPQKLYDSYQGLWYWGKEIKVSPKLESVLKKMLAYKPSDRYQTAEQVLKDLPSPAVTQPSNPYITKLKTQIVAPGQKRANAIVSKIHQRTQAVSRKLPLPMWLRPFAVSMAGTAIVGLTVAGTWAAVNAVVRGITSISIPSISLPTMPSLPNPLAQPVSNKGNGDVMARRQELEISEVFFIRMVDSLFYSQKPEMQGRTITSKSEDKALRDEWLRIADDLLDKLEQAELSPAARRKLGSYSQQDYERWRQQARSGKFGDYTMSQLNRETNQKFEELFPGKQREKQNQQTYGQIWYAIAADKVSKIQSNN from the coding sequence ATGCAGGTTTATTGCAGTAAACAACACGCAAATTTTGAAAGTAATCGGTTTTGTACCTCTTGTGGTGAACCGTTACCGCTTGCGGTTGGGCAGATTGTTAATCAACGCTATCACATTATACGTCAGCTAGGGCAGGGCGGTTTTGGACGTACTTATTTAGCGGAAGATAAACAAAAAGCGAATCAAATGTGTGTGCTGAAGGAATTTGCACCCCAAGTCCAAGCACAGCAAGATTTACAAAAAGCCAAGGAGTTATTTGAGAGGGAAGCCAATGTGCTGAAGCAACTCCAGCACCCGCAAATTCCCCGATTTCATGCTTCTTTACAGGTGCAGTTAGGCAGTAAAGATTTTTTCTTTTTGGTGCAAGATTATATCCAGGGTGAAAATTATTGCCAGTTATTAGAACAGCGTCAAGCTCAAGGACAAACTTTTAGTGAAGAAGAAGTGATTCTGCTGCTGCAACAAATTTTACCTGTGTTGTCCTACATCCACTCAAAAGATGTTGTTCACCGCGATATTTCACCAGATAATTTAATTTGGCGACGTTCAGACCATTTACCTGTATTAATTGATTTTGGTGGGGTGAAGCAGTTACCCGCTTCCCAAGGTTTTTGGTTTACTAAATTAGCCGTGAATCATACTTTGTTAGGTAAAAAAGGCTACGCACCAGAAGAACAGATTCGCCAGGGAAAAGTATTTTTAAGCAGTGATTTATATTCTTTAGCGGTGACAATACTCGTATTATTAACAGGGAAGGAACCGCAAAAATTATACGACAGCTATCAAGGGCTGTGGTATTGGGGTAAGGAAATTAAAGTTAGCCCCAAATTAGAATCGGTATTGAAAAAAATGCTGGCTTATAAACCAAGCGATCGCTATCAAACAGCCGAACAAGTCCTGAAAGATTTACCATCGCCTGCTGTCACCCAACCCAGCAATCCTTATATTACCAAGTTGAAAACTCAAATTGTTGCCCCTGGGCAGAAACGCGCTAACGCTATAGTCAGTAAAATTCACCAAAGAACTCAAGCTGTCAGCCGCAAATTACCTTTACCTATGTGGTTACGTCCCTTTGCTGTGAGTATGGCGGGGACAGCCATAGTCGGGTTAACCGTGGCGGGAACTTGGGCGGCGGTAAATGCGGTTGTGCGGGGTATCACATCTATCAGCATACCTTCGATTTCTCTGCCCACAATGCCATCATTACCGAATCCCCTAGCGCAACCAGTCAGTAACAAAGGAAACGGGGATGTGATGGCGCGTCGCCAAGAATTAGAAATTTCTGAAGTCTTCTTTATTCGTATGGTAGACTCGTTGTTTTATAGCCAAAAGCCGGAAATGCAAGGGCGAACCATCACCTCAAAATCAGAAGATAAGGCTTTGCGGGATGAATGGTTGAGAATTGCTGATGACTTGTTGGATAAACTAGAACAGGCTGAACTTAGTCCCGCAGCCCGCCGGAAATTGGGTAGTTATAGTCAACAAGATTACGAAAGATGGAGACAGCAAGCCAGAAGTGGAAAGTTCGGTGACTATACAATGAGTCAGTTGAACAGAGAAACCAATCAAAAATTTGAAGAGTTATTTCCCGGAAAACAACGGGAGAAACAGAACCAACAAACTTACGGTCAAATTTGGTATGCGATCGCGGCTGATAAAGTTAGTAAAATACAATCGAACAATTAG
- a CDS encoding phenylacetate--CoA ligase family protein, with product MNANSQQQRSIKAFTDFISTPIETLLQRHHNTVSSQTVLTLFRDVAANVPAYKAFLAERGINPATIQSLEDFQQLPAIAKENYIQRYPLPDLCRNGQLAECDMIAASSGSTGKPTFWPRFFTDELQIATRFEQIFHDSFFADTRRTLAVVCFTLGTWVGGMFTTNCCRYLASKGYPITLITPGNNKEEILRVVQELGGNFEQVALLGYPPFLKDVIDTGLSRGVQWSQYHIKLVMAGEVFSEEWRSLVADRIGSQNPCYDFASLYGTADAGVLGNETPLSICIRRFLAKNPDAARTLFGESRLPTLVQYDPTSRFFEVQNNSLLFSGDNGVPLVRYDILDTGGIITYDAMLEFLAEWNFNPLETLSTQHSPRGIHPLPFVYVFGRSNFTVSYFGANIYPENVSVGLEQPAVQEWVTGKFVLQVKEDADKNRFLSVVVELAPDVEASEDKRQVITESILVQLLRLNGEFANYVPPEYQTPQVTLTATGDREYFPIGVKHRYTRR from the coding sequence ATGAACGCTAATTCCCAACAACAGCGCAGTATTAAGGCATTTACGGACTTTATCTCTACTCCTATAGAAACCCTACTACAGAGACATCACAACACTGTTAGTTCACAAACAGTCTTAACATTGTTTCGGGATGTGGCGGCGAATGTGCCAGCATACAAGGCGTTTTTAGCCGAACGAGGCATTAATCCAGCGACAATTCAAAGTTTAGAAGATTTTCAGCAATTACCTGCGATCGCTAAAGAAAATTATATCCAACGTTATCCTCTGCCAGATTTGTGCCGCAATGGACAGTTAGCAGAGTGCGATATGATAGCTGCTTCCTCTGGTTCTACAGGTAAACCCACATTTTGGCCTCGCTTCTTCACCGATGAACTGCAAATAGCCACCCGCTTTGAGCAAATTTTTCATGATAGTTTTTTTGCAGATACTCGACGCACCCTGGCTGTAGTTTGTTTCACCTTGGGAACTTGGGTGGGGGGAATGTTCACGACAAATTGTTGTCGCTATTTAGCAAGTAAAGGTTATCCCATCACCCTTATTACTCCTGGTAACAACAAAGAAGAAATCTTGCGCGTCGTTCAAGAACTAGGGGGAAACTTTGAACAAGTTGCTTTGTTGGGATATCCGCCATTCCTCAAAGATGTTATTGATACTGGTTTAAGTCGTGGCGTGCAGTGGTCACAATATCACATCAAACTGGTTATGGCGGGAGAAGTATTCAGCGAAGAATGGCGCAGTTTAGTTGCTGACAGAATAGGTTCCCAAAACCCTTGTTATGATTTCGCCTCACTTTATGGAACTGCTGATGCTGGGGTGTTGGGAAATGAAACGCCGTTGAGTATTTGCATTCGCCGTTTCTTAGCGAAAAACCCCGACGCTGCTAGAACTTTATTCGGTGAATCTCGTCTACCTACATTAGTCCAATATGACCCCACCAGTCGCTTTTTTGAGGTGCAGAACAACTCATTATTATTTTCTGGTGATAATGGCGTTCCCCTAGTACGTTACGACATCCTCGACACTGGCGGAATTATTACCTACGATGCAATGCTTGAGTTTTTAGCAGAATGGAACTTCAACCCACTAGAAACACTCAGCACTCAGCACTCCCCCAGAGGAATACACCCCTTACCTTTCGTCTATGTTTTTGGACGTTCTAACTTTACCGTGTCTTATTTTGGTGCCAATATCTATCCCGAAAACGTCTCTGTCGGTTTAGAACAACCCGCAGTACAAGAGTGGGTAACAGGGAAATTCGTCTTGCAAGTCAAAGAAGATGCAGACAAGAACCGATTTTTATCTGTAGTTGTAGAACTCGCACCCGATGTTGAAGCAAGTGAAGACAAACGCCAAGTTATCACCGAGTCAATTTTGGTGCAACTTTTACGCTTAAACGGTGAGTTTGCTAATTATGTCCCCCCAGAATATCAAACACCACAGGTAACTTTAACCGCAACAGGCGATCGCGAATATTTCCCCATCGGCGTTAAGCATCGTTACACACGTAGATAG
- a CDS encoding serine/threonine-protein kinase, giving the protein MTKFYCSKGHVNPAGSRFCLQCGENLQDVPVSYGIQPGLTLSDRYVIVRQLGQGGFGRTYLAEDINRFRELCVLKEFSPQVQTAYVLQKAEELFQREASVLYKLQHPQIPRFRELFRTNLQGKEYLFLVQDYVEGQTYNSLLNTRKQQGLRFTEVEVRQLLQQILPVLDYIHSLGVIHRDISPDNLILRAADQLPVLIDFGGVKQVVATVASQYYQPDAAGQMPAPTLLGKIGFAPSEQMQTGAVSPHSDLYALAVTILVLLTGKQPQELLDNYTLTWKWHQEVSLSPMLGQVLDKMLAPRPSDRYQSASQVLHALNPTPSNYAVTQPPLPPAPETSATVAVSPSPHINSTPPRPISPSPAPIPQAKSRWTTTKTFMATLAVVGVIGAVWIGTNRNRGDGGNVEPTPTPTVTQPVDASDNYSPEEKQRKEKLSDRRQALGIDQDFYINVVNQIFWRRNPSLQGRTLSNKPEDESLRATWDKTADELLGKLAFLSDQSRRQLGNYTATDRDRWKAAVNNINVGSRALYDLGDAAFYRVFPEQRGRNFMNEPIGQVWHGFVNDQLNAILNGNAFAKIVFDTGATSETVSGTLKPGSGKVFIAGLAQGQTLDLNLKASSKVLLSIYSPSGKLKLLEDSTKRTLTTELPEKGYYEFVIVSTATTPVDYQLTISAESPIPVETPTPTPTETPIETPTPIETPTETPTPVGTEQKL; this is encoded by the coding sequence ATGACTAAATTCTATTGTTCTAAAGGTCATGTAAATCCCGCAGGTAGTCGGTTTTGTCTCCAGTGTGGTGAAAATTTGCAAGATGTACCTGTAAGTTATGGTATCCAACCTGGGTTAACTTTAAGCGATCGCTATGTAATTGTTCGTCAACTCGGACAAGGTGGGTTTGGACGCACTTATTTAGCGGAAGATATCAACCGTTTCCGCGAACTTTGTGTTTTAAAAGAATTTTCTCCCCAAGTGCAAACAGCCTACGTGCTGCAAAAAGCCGAAGAACTGTTTCAGCGCGAAGCCAGCGTTCTCTACAAATTGCAACATCCCCAAATTCCCCGCTTTCGGGAACTGTTTCGCACAAATCTTCAAGGTAAGGAATATTTGTTTTTAGTCCAAGATTATGTCGAAGGACAAACTTACAATTCCTTATTAAATACCCGCAAGCAGCAAGGGTTAAGATTTACAGAAGTAGAAGTCAGACAACTATTACAGCAAATTTTACCAGTTTTAGATTATATTCACTCCCTGGGTGTAATACATCGAGATATTTCCCCAGATAATTTAATTTTACGCGCCGCCGACCAACTGCCAGTCTTAATTGATTTTGGTGGTGTTAAACAAGTAGTCGCCACCGTAGCTTCTCAATATTACCAACCAGATGCAGCAGGTCAAATGCCTGCACCAACCCTACTAGGAAAAATCGGTTTTGCACCATCAGAACAAATGCAAACTGGTGCAGTATCTCCCCATAGTGACTTATATGCGTTGGCAGTCACCATATTAGTATTATTAACAGGTAAACAACCGCAAGAATTATTAGATAACTACACCCTAACTTGGAAATGGCATCAAGAAGTTAGTCTGAGTCCGATGTTAGGACAGGTGTTAGACAAAATGTTAGCACCCCGACCAAGCGATCGCTATCAATCTGCTAGTCAAGTTCTGCACGCCCTAAACCCAACACCAAGTAACTACGCCGTTACTCAACCACCATTACCACCAGCGCCAGAAACATCTGCAACTGTCGCTGTCTCTCCTTCTCCTCATATCAACTCCACACCACCCCGCCCAATTTCACCCTCTCCCGCACCTATTCCCCAAGCCAAAAGTCGGTGGACAACAACGAAAACTTTTATGGCAACATTAGCTGTAGTGGGTGTGATTGGAGCAGTTTGGATAGGCACAAATCGCAATCGTGGTGATGGTGGAAATGTCGAACCCACACCCACACCAACAGTTACTCAACCTGTGGATGCTTCCGATAATTATTCCCCAGAAGAAAAGCAACGCAAAGAAAAATTAAGCGATCGCCGTCAAGCACTGGGAATTGATCAAGACTTTTATATAAACGTGGTAAATCAAATTTTTTGGCGGAGAAATCCGAGTTTACAAGGACGCACCCTCAGCAATAAACCAGAAGATGAAAGTCTGCGGGCGACTTGGGATAAAACTGCGGATGAATTATTAGGTAAACTAGCCTTTCTCAGCGACCAATCCCGACGGCAACTAGGGAATTATACCGCAACCGACCGCGATCGCTGGAAAGCTGCCGTAAATAACATTAACGTTGGTAGTCGCGCTTTATATGATTTAGGCGATGCAGCTTTTTACCGCGTCTTTCCCGAACAGCGTGGACGAAATTTTATGAATGAACCCATCGGTCAAGTTTGGCATGGGTTTGTGAACGATCAACTAAATGCTATCCTCAATGGCAATGCTTTTGCCAAGATTGTCTTTGATACAGGCGCAACAAGTGAAACCGTCAGTGGAACTCTCAAACCAGGAAGTGGTAAAGTTTTCATAGCTGGACTAGCTCAAGGGCAAACCTTAGACTTAAACCTCAAAGCTAGTTCTAAAGTTTTGTTATCAATTTATTCCCCTTCTGGTAAACTCAAACTCTTAGAAGACTCAACAAAACGCACTTTAACTACAGAGCTACCAGAAAAAGGATACTACGAGTTTGTGATTGTTTCTACAGCCACAACTCCAGTAGATTATCAACTCACCATCT
- a CDS encoding AarF/ABC1/UbiB kinase family protein yields the protein MEQSYSDKAYRWNRENYSSKRRFVDIWSFVLTFMFKVWRYNKSWSYPGGVTEAKQAARRKAQAIWVRNTLLDLGPTFIKVGQLFSTRADIFPSEYVEELSKLQDKVPAFSYEQVETIIEQELGKKIPELFQSFEPIPLAAASLGQVHKAVLHSGEAVVVKVQRPGLKKLFEIDLQILKGIARYFQNHPKWGKGRDWMGIYEECCRILWEEIDYLGEGRNADTFRRNFRGYDWVKVPRVYWRYASPRVLTLEYLPGIKISQYEALEAAGLDRKLIARQGAQAYLHQLLNNGFFHADPHPGNIAVSAEGGLIFYDFGMMGRIKSNVREGLMETLFGIAQKDGDRVVESLINLGAIAPVDDIGPVRRSVQYMLDNFMDKPFETQSVAAISDDLYEIAYNQPFRFPATFTFVMRAFSTLEGVGKGLDPEFNFMEVAQPYAMQLMTNMNGADSNSFLNELSRQAVQVSTTAFGLPRRLEDTLEKLERGDMRVRVRSIESERLLRRQASIQLGISYALIISGFTLSATILLVNHYVWLAVVAGLIAAAVSVILIRLLLRLDRYERMY from the coding sequence ATGGAACAAAGTTATTCAGACAAAGCATACCGTTGGAATCGTGAAAACTACTCTAGCAAACGCCGTTTTGTGGACATTTGGTCTTTTGTGTTGACCTTTATGTTCAAAGTTTGGCGTTATAACAAATCTTGGAGTTATCCAGGTGGTGTAACAGAAGCCAAACAAGCAGCAAGGCGCAAAGCCCAAGCAATTTGGGTAAGAAATACATTACTAGATTTAGGGCCGACTTTTATTAAAGTTGGGCAATTGTTTTCAACTCGTGCTGATATTTTTCCCAGTGAATATGTCGAAGAGTTGTCAAAACTGCAAGATAAAGTGCCGGCATTTAGCTATGAGCAAGTAGAAACGATTATTGAGCAAGAATTAGGGAAGAAAATTCCGGAACTTTTTCAAAGTTTTGAACCTATTCCACTAGCGGCTGCAAGTTTAGGACAAGTACACAAAGCTGTGCTGCACAGTGGGGAAGCTGTTGTCGTTAAGGTGCAGCGTCCTGGATTAAAAAAGTTATTTGAAATAGATTTACAGATTCTCAAAGGAATTGCTCGTTACTTCCAAAACCATCCCAAATGGGGGAAGGGACGAGACTGGATGGGGATTTATGAAGAATGTTGTCGCATTCTTTGGGAAGAAATTGATTATCTTGGGGAAGGCCGTAACGCTGATACATTTCGCCGCAACTTTCGCGGTTATGACTGGGTGAAAGTGCCTAGAGTTTATTGGCGTTACGCTTCACCACGAGTTCTGACCTTAGAATATTTACCCGGCATTAAAATCAGTCAATATGAAGCTTTAGAAGCGGCGGGTTTAGACCGGAAATTGATTGCGCGTCAAGGCGCTCAAGCTTATTTACATCAACTGCTGAATAATGGCTTTTTCCATGCTGACCCCCATCCAGGTAACATTGCTGTCAGTGCCGAGGGTGGTTTAATCTTCTACGACTTTGGGATGATGGGACGCATTAAGTCCAATGTCCGAGAAGGACTGATGGAAACCTTGTTTGGCATTGCTCAAAAAGATGGCGATCGCGTAGTAGAATCACTAATTAATTTAGGAGCGATCGCACCAGTCGATGATATTGGGCCAGTCCGGCGTTCTGTCCAGTATATGCTGGACAATTTTATGGATAAGCCGTTTGAAACACAATCAGTTGCAGCAATTAGTGATGATCTATACGAAATAGCTTATAATCAGCCATTTAGATTTCCTGCAACGTTTACTTTTGTGATGCGAGCTTTTTCCACTCTAGAGGGGGTAGGTAAGGGCTTAGATCCAGAATTTAACTTTATGGAAGTTGCCCAACCTTATGCAATGCAGCTTATGACAAACATGAATGGCGCTGATAGCAATAGCTTTTTAAATGAATTAAGTCGTCAAGCAGTACAGGTGAGTACCACCGCATTCGGCCTACCCCGCAGGCTAGAAGATACTCTGGAAAAATTAGAGCGAGGGGATATGCGGGTGCGGGTACGTTCTATCGAATCAGAACGCCTCTTGCGACGACAGGCAAGTATTCAGCTTGGAATTAGCTACGCTTTGATAATCAGTGGATTTACTCTGTCAGCTACCATTTTATTGGTGAATCATTATGTATGGTTAGCGGTGGTAGCTGGCTTGATTGCAGCAGCCGTCTCAGTAATCCTGATCCGTTTGCTTCTTCGCCTCGACCGTTATGAACGTATGTATTAA
- a CDS encoding DUF6825 family protein: MSNPLLQAFFVGRAVAEVINERLEVALTDALSELGKFDAEAREQLRQFTEEVTARANRAAEAANVGQTTTVGEDPVDLQANIDELRAEIALLRNELQRYRSSSV, from the coding sequence ATGAGTAACCCCCTTTTACAAGCCTTTTTTGTAGGCAGAGCAGTAGCGGAAGTGATTAATGAGCGCCTAGAAGTCGCCTTGACCGATGCGCTCAGTGAGTTAGGTAAATTTGATGCTGAAGCTAGAGAGCAACTGCGTCAGTTTACAGAAGAAGTCACAGCCAGAGCAAATCGCGCCGCAGAGGCGGCTAATGTTGGTCAAACCACAACAGTCGGAGAAGACCCAGTTGATTTGCAAGCCAACATTGACGAATTACGCGCCGAAATTGCCCTATTGCGGAATGAACTACAGCGATATCGCAGCAGTTCTGTTTAG
- a CDS encoding PP2C family serine/threonine-protein phosphatase, protein MKLKFTGFSDPGLIRSSNQDAYYIDPEGRFFVVADGMGGHAGGEEASHIATREIQAYLVANWDGPEPNEKILEKALWQANEAILLDQQNHPERADMGTTVVVVLFRQAETPWCAHVGDSRLYRLRNSQLEQITEDHTWVARAIKVGDITPEEARMHPFRHVLSRCLGREDLNQFDLQPLDVKGGDRLLLCSDGLTEELIDPQIAECLQNIPILEKASISLIEAAKEQGGHDNITVVIVEIQD, encoded by the coding sequence ATGAAATTAAAATTCACGGGTTTTAGTGATCCGGGTCTTATTCGTTCGAGTAACCAAGATGCTTATTATATCGATCCTGAAGGACGATTTTTTGTCGTTGCTGATGGTATGGGTGGTCACGCAGGCGGTGAAGAAGCAAGCCACATTGCGACAAGGGAAATTCAAGCCTATTTAGTAGCAAATTGGGATGGGCCTGAACCAAATGAAAAAATCCTCGAAAAAGCTTTGTGGCAAGCTAATGAAGCAATTTTACTAGATCAGCAAAATCACCCCGAACGCGCTGATATGGGTACTACCGTAGTTGTAGTACTTTTCCGTCAAGCAGAAACTCCTTGGTGCGCTCACGTTGGCGACTCTCGATTATATCGCTTGCGTAATTCACAACTAGAGCAAATCACCGAAGACCATACTTGGGTAGCCAGAGCGATTAAAGTTGGCGACATCACCCCTGAAGAAGCCAGAATGCACCCTTTTCGTCATGTCTTATCCCGGTGTTTGGGTCGAGAAGACCTGAATCAATTTGATTTGCAACCACTGGACGTAAAAGGGGGCGATCGCTTGCTATTATGCAGCGATGGTCTTACTGAAGAACTAATAGACCCACAAATTGCTGAGTGTCTGCAAAACATCCCTATACTGGAAAAAGCCTCTATCTCCCTCATAGAAGCTGCCAAAGAACAAGGCGGGCATGATAACATCACAGTTGTGATCGTAGAAATACAAGACTGA
- a CDS encoding TetR/AcrR family transcriptional regulator: MTKNIRSSTLTRTRLITAASQVFASLGVQGATTREIARVAGVNEVTLFRHFASKEQLLKAVIENAVALQLEALAHPETWTQNLSVDLRHYAKLYNSMLEAQEDLIRTFIGEAKRHPEAAKQVIQEAAQPLSEKLITYLKSCQQNGTVRPELDPAPAVDMFTGMLLAAMLCHNAKLKYKSYTSDEYIETCVDIFVRGISLVPVPVINADKINRSQKTEYSTHKGIEFK; the protein is encoded by the coding sequence ATGACTAAAAACATCCGTTCATCCACCCTCACCCGCACACGTTTAATTACAGCAGCCTCACAGGTATTTGCCAGTTTAGGTGTGCAAGGCGCAACCACCCGCGAAATAGCTCGCGTTGCTGGCGTGAATGAAGTCACTTTATTTCGTCACTTTGCCAGCAAAGAACAACTCCTGAAAGCAGTTATTGAAAATGCTGTAGCACTCCAGTTAGAAGCTTTGGCTCATCCCGAAACCTGGACACAAAATCTCAGTGTTGATTTGAGACACTATGCCAAACTTTATAACTCCATGTTAGAAGCGCAAGAAGATTTAATTCGTACTTTTATTGGGGAAGCTAAACGTCATCCAGAAGCAGCTAAACAAGTTATTCAAGAAGCTGCTCAACCTTTAAGCGAAAAACTCATTACATACCTCAAATCTTGCCAGCAAAATGGTACAGTTAGACCCGAACTTGACCCCGCACCAGCAGTTGATATGTTTACGGGAATGCTATTAGCAGCTATGCTCTGTCATAATGCTAAACTCAAGTACAAGAGTTATACCAGTGATGAATATATTGAAACTTGTGTAGATATTTTTGTCCGGGGTATTAGTTTAGTTCCTGTGCCAGTTATCAATGCAGATAAAATAAACAGGAGTCAGAAGACAGAATACTCCACCCATAAAGGGATAGAGTTTAAATGA